In Fusarium oxysporum Fo47 chromosome VII, complete sequence, the following proteins share a genomic window:
- a CDS encoding Bromodomain-containing protein has translation MSCDNRIDVVPSLPVQEGLGMGPISLLEKPAVIEERNGEIEFRVVNNDGDRESLIVLSGLKCVFQKQLPEMPKSYIARLVYDRAHMSIAIVRKPLAVVGGITYRPFKHRKFAEIVFCAVLSDEQAKGYGAHLMSHLKDYIKASSNMMHLLTYADNSAISYFKKQGFTKKISLDDSIWKGYIKDYDGGTLMQCSMLPRIRYLEVGRMLLKQKKCVHAKIQAFSKSHVIHQPPKQWENGLTPIDPLSIDAIRASGWSPGMDELARQSHHGPNYKQLLHLLNDLQDHQSSWPFRQPVSEDDVADYYEVIKEPMGLSTMEARLEAEQYMTPEDFIKDARLIFDNCRQFNGENSLYVKCANKLEKYMWRQIRKISEWSHLE, from the exons ATGAGTTGCGACAATCGCATTGACGTCGTGCCCTCGCTTCCGGTACAGGAAGGACTAGGGATGGGGCCGATTTCACTTCTTGAGAAG CCCGCAGTTATTGAAGAACGTAACGGCGAGATAGAATTCCGTGTCGTCAACAATGATGGTGACCGGGAGAGTCTCATCGTCCTGAGTGGGCTGAAATGcgtcttccagaagcagcTACCGGAAATGCCTAAGAGCTACATCGCGCGCCTCGTCTACGATAGAGCTCACATGTCCATTGCCATTGTGAGGAAGCCACTAGCAGTAGTAGGAGGCATCACGTACCGGCCGTTCAAGCACCGTAAGTTCGCCGAGATTGTCTTCTGCGCCGTATTATCAGACGAGCAGGCCAAGGGCTACGGGGCGCACCTCATGTCGCATCTGAAGGACTACATTAAGGCATCATCAAATATGATGCATCTCCTGACCTATGCCGACAACTCGGCCATCTCCTATTTCAAGAAACAGGGTTTTACAAAGAAGATCTCGTTGGATGACTCAATTTGGAAGGGGTATATAAAAGACTATGACGGCGGGACTCTTATGCAGTGCTCTATGCTCCCAAGGATTCGCTACCTAGAGGTAGGCCGCATGCTcctcaagcagaagaaatgcGTCCATGCCAAAATACAGGCTTTTAGTAAGAGCCACGTGATCCATCAACCTCCGAAACAGTGGGAGAACGGCCTTACTCCGATTGATCCCCTATCCATCGATGCAATCCGGGCGTCAGGTTGGTCACCTGGTATGGACGAGCTGGCTAGGCAATCCCACCACGGCCCGAATTACAAGCAGCTGTTACATCTCTTAAATGACCTCCAGGACCATCAATCATCGTGGCCATTCCGGCAGCCTGTCAGCGAGGACGATGTCGCCGACTATTACGAAGTCATCAAGGAACCAATGGGCCTAAGTACTATGGAGGCCAGGCTGGAAGCGGAACAATACATGACACCTGAGGATTTCATTAAAGACGCCCGGCTCATCTTTGACAACTGTCGACAATTCAATGGTGAGAATTCGCTCTATGTGAAGTGTGCCAACAAGTTAGAGAAGTACATGTGGCGGCAGATACGCAAGATCTCCGAGTGGTCGCATTTGGAGTAG